AATTCCCTCAGGAATGGAGGCCTTATCCATCACCTGCACCAAAGGGCTGAAATCGACAGGTGGATGATGATGGAGAGGGCAGTTTGTTCGCTGTTACAAACAGGCACAGCGTCCCGTTCTGTCATCTATGGAGGCAGACTGACTTCTGCTGTCAGAACAAGCCTACAGCCAGGAGGGTCTGTCTTATTTCCTTGTGACTTCAACATCAGTGAATAAGTATCACCAGCTCTCAGATATTCCCCATGTTCACCTATATGTTGAGCTGAgttacagaaaagaacaaaactgagcTTTGCTGGGGGGTGAGAGGGGCCTTAAGTGAATCATGCACTGAAATGAATCTTTTACTGCAGACATGAGATACTGAGCTCTGTGTTCTTTGCTCCTATTTAAGTTCTCAGAACGGGCAgtgtttcatttcctgtttaTAACAAAACAGTTGAGCGTTGGGTACTTGCAATAAACTTTTTAAGTTACctgcaaataaaaagatttCCTTACATGCAGCTCCCACTGGTTGGAGTTGTAGCTCACCTGAGCGAGCACTCAGTAGATTCTTTAACATCTTAGGCTTCCATACAACAGGCTGGAGATCTATTTCTGTGaattagtgggtttttttcctggcttctcttcatctgtttgcAGCTTTATTGTTCCAATAtcttaatgttttctgaaagacagGAATTTCCATTAAAGCTATTAGATACAAGTTGTCCAGACCGTCCATCGTTGCCTGTCTCTGCCTGAAACTGTCCAGCCAATTTGTGAATATACATCATGTCCTAGAAAATGGACACCATTAAGGGAAGTAAAGGTGCCATCTCTGTGCACTCCTAAAAGGACTTGGAACGAGGAGTGATATCACGGATGAACTGCATTGCAGTGATTGGATTGTTTGGAGATCACCAACTGAAGAAGGATTTCCATTATGAATCCACTTCTCTGCTGCGTTAGctttacaaaaaagaaataaaagcaaaataattccttttttgcAGCACCCAGAGTTGGTTGCAGTTGAACACGATTCAGGCCTCGCGCACAGCTTAGCAGTCATGGGGGGTAGCTGTAATTACttaagttttatttataaatattgaaaaattgGTGTTGACTCAGATTCATGACATGAATCCCTTTGGACTGTACTGAAGCTATTCCATTATGGCTCTGGTTATCACAGAAGGGATATAGGGTATCTCTGCATACAACTCAGTGTTATTAAAAGAAGTGTCCAAAGTGCTTAATCAATACAATGGCATCATCACTCCAGgactgtgtgtgtatgtaagAATCAGCAGATCCTTCCGCACataaaactatttccttttgattttccttcttaTAAAGAGATGCCTATTCATTTCACTCTGtaatatttagaagaaatatttaaaatgatactTTCTGTAatctatttctttattcatgGAACCATTTAGAAGAATTTTGCATCTTAgttcttcattttgtattttttctattattattactctATTGCTCGCTTCAGGCAGTAATCAGCTATAAAACAGGCCGTTCAACCAGAAAATATCTAGATCAATCTGAGGTCAAGCTTTATTGAGTGAGAAGAATGGCAACAGCATGTGACTATGAGTTGTGATATACAGCAGGATGTTGCTATGATATATGATGACGCTGAATTGTTTTTTATGGTAATTTAACATTGAAACCCTATTAGAGTTCAAGTTTAAAgtttctttttagaaaagaaCGCGTCAGCAATAAAACCAATGTCTTTCATAGAGAAAGAAGCCTGTCACCTCATTAGAACTTTGTAGAGGAGCTTTAATGACAGAGCTGCAGTTTATGGAATAGAACAGAACTAACTGTGcacactaggaaaaaaagagtgatgTTGGTTGATGTGTAAGATGAAACTGCATGGAAGAAAATTGAAGTCGGAGCAGTCTTAccagttttgggttttttttttgttaatctCCTATTTCCCTTCCATTGTGCACGTCATTCAAGTTCACACTTAGATAACTTTTCTAATAAAGGATGAATGTAAAAGGTTTCCTCAGGCCTCAGCTTTGGGCAGGACAACACAGATGAGAACTGGTGCGTATTTTCAATGACAGATTATATGACGTTATACTCAATGACAAATTTATAGATGCACTGTAAATTCACAGAAACTTCACTATCTTCAAGTTCTTCTGAAAATCAATGTTTATGTGTATATTATTTCAGTTCTCAAAATTTAAGTAGCAGGAATGGATATAAGGTGAAGTGCAATTGAATCATACCAGTGTggaaagcagtattttcatAGCAAAAACTTTATCTTGTCTGAATAAAAGCAAGCCATACTGAACTGCTACCCTTATGGATTGATTGTTTGATTGATTCTTGTCTCAGTATTGTAATTTCAACAGcaatttgtttgattttgcatTTAGCTGAAGAGTGACAGTGTTGAAATTAGGTCTACAGTGTTTTGTCCAAACATACCATAACTCAGTTGTAAATAGAAATGACTAAATTTGAGGAGTTTCGTACTCGACTGGTCATCAGGATCTGCAGCATCACTTAAAACTGCAAATGGGTCTTAATCAGCCATGGTCCTGTCCTGCTGATGTGTTAAAGCTTAAACTACACGTGGTTTCATGAAGACAAGCAAGTCGCACTGGGAGAGCAGCATAGAAACAAGTTCTAAAGAAGTAGCATTGTTTCCAAAGGCCATAAATAACACTTGGAGTGCACTGCTTTGGAATGACTTGCAGTAACATATTTTCCTATAGCAGAAAATGTCCCAGATCAAATGAGCTTCAAAGCATCTTCCAAGAATGCCATCAATTCACTGGCTGTTGGACTAAAGAAAGGATTTGATTTGATTATATCCTGGTGCTTATTTAAGTcaattttatattactttttcatAATGTTTATTAGCGTGTTTTCATATTCTATCTTATCATAACGCTTACTTCAGCAACCTGACAAACAAGGGTTGCTCTTCAGGATACTtgaatatgttttctttgtttttcaggatcCCAAATATTTCAAGTCACAGAAGACCGGGAGAGGCCAGTTAAAAGAAGGTTGGAGAGAGACCCATCAGCCCATTATGTGTTCCTACAAACTTGTGACTGTGAAATTTGAAGTCTGGGGACTTCAAACCAGGGTAGAACAATTTGTACACAAGGTGAGTGAAACAGGAGCTGTTTCTTATCCTTCACATAAGCAGAACTCGAGCACTGTCCTGCACAGGAATGTAACTGTGtctctgctggaagcagcaagCTCAGCTGAATCTTTTTCAAGGTCTGAAAGTAGAGCCGAAGTCTTCATCCATGGTAGAAATTTGACAAAGCCTGAAATTGCTCAGGTCTAACACTGAGAAAAACTATCAGTAatgctttcagtgctgtgatAAATTCGAGCTCAGGTATTTGTAAGTATGAACAAGTAGTGCTCAAGTAGCAGTGATGGACAGTGTTTCTTAAAGAACAGGTAGTGGGAGAGTTATCAGTCAgtctagtaaaaaaaaagaataaattcgTTAATAGCATAGCAGCCaaactgtaatatttttcaaactgttGACCTTCCACATGTGTAAAGAATTAACAAGGAAAAGGGTTCCAGTCTATTTGCCCCAAAATTGTGGTATTCTGTACGTAACGAGTGGCTTCCCATGCTAGTGACAGCCATGCTGCTGGGATCCAGTGTTGGCAGTAGTTCCACTTGAAGTGGGAGGTTGGACTGCAAGATTTTAGAGCCAATGTATCTGACCTCCTAGGGTGTCTCTTTAGAGATAAAACTGAcagtatatttttcatattaaatcttgctgaaaggcagcacttatctaaattgatttatttatgcAAAGGTATTTAACCTTTTCCTTGTTTCACAGGTGGTCAGAGATATCCTCCTGATTGGTCACCGACAGGCTTTTGCCTGGGTTGATGAGTGGTATGGTAAGTATTTTGCAAATTAAACCCACAAAgcacatttccatttgttttcataggCCATCAGGTCCCATCGTAAGTTGATGTAAGAACCAGAATTTCAGTTCTGCTGGAACATACAGAGCACATTGGCAGCAGGTTCTTTGTTAGCAGGAGTAGGATGTATGTTATGACAGCCAGTAGGCATCATACAGGATGCTGTTATAGCCCATGCATCTCAGAATATAACATCAGTCCAATCATCCTACACTGTAGGCAGGTAGAATCTCATACTTCTGGCAGGGATCATCTATATGGAGAGCTGCTTGCAGTTTTATTAAAGCAGCCTTTATACACTGCATTGTCAAAGGCATAATTCTGCCCTTACACCTCTTCGCATTAAGAATAATAGGTGGTAAGAACTGCTGACTAGAAACCTAATGTTTCTTTACCCAAAATAAGTGAGGTCAGTTTATATACAACCAGTGCAATTTAACATGTGTGATGTGTGAAATGTTTATAACCACTGCTCTTGTCGTGTTTATTTGTGTGGAGAGAGATTGTcaaatatattgttttaaagaGTCTGTGTGCCTTCAGTGTGTCCATTGTTACTTTCTAAATTGAGGTTTGATGAAGACTGAGGTGATGTAAGTCAGCTAAATCAAGTAACCAGTATATTAAATTCAGTTATCAAACATAGTGTGTTACTGATACTATGGACTGATTACTTTTACCGCTACCCTAAGCATGAATGTGTTTTGTCATTAAATTTACTACATTGCTTTTAGCTTTATTAtttaacaaaatgtattttcagaatgcTCCTTACTAATAAAAAGCATGTTCTCTGCTTGGCAAAATGCACTTCAGCGTGTTATTTACGTGGCTTACAAGCTTGTCTTTTGTTATGGGCAACAGTAAAAACAGTAGGTTAAAAAAGTGTTAGTTAAGggtatttcttgttttatttttgtcaaaattttacacttcattttcaatGATAAATGTATTACAGTGAGCCATGGATATAACAGCTGAACTTgtatctttctttaaaagctaaCTCGTAAAATACACCAAGACCTTCATATCACATAACGAGAATTGGTGTGACATAAAAATTCACAGATCCAGATGACACTTGAGAAAAATGATGGCcttgagaagaaaagcatggcATACATTACCAGAAGCAGAATGCATTTCTGATTAGGCTGTGCTAATAAAGTGGTATTTAAATGTGATGTGTAAAAGATTGATGGCTAGTTTCACGAAGCACTGAAATTATCAAACAATAGTAAAGAATGGATCGATACTATGACAGCCTTTGTGTTCATTTACACCTTACTCAGAAGTAGAATACTGAGAAGAGTGAGGCCAGAATTCAGCTAATTGGATCCTGTGTTTTTCCTAACTGTGATTTATGACAAAGCAAGTTGAGTTACATAGCAAGCATTCAACGCACTGTTCACTGTTTTGACAACATCAGGCATGTCTAGGCAGAGGCAAATGATCCTGCTCCTAGAATTAGCCCTATTTGTAAAGTACATACAACTTTTAGAAGGCAGTAAATGCCTTGAGGCCACAAAACCATTAACGTATTCATTGTTAATCCACTTACTGGTGTGATTAAGCATTAATTTCTAAAATCTGAGCTGATTTGTGTTCTAACAGTGTAAGTATTTGCTGGTTTTAAGATATACTGTGCaaagataacaaaatattttagaaggTTCCTACAAAGGTAAGTGAATCTTTATAATACTTCTATCCTTTATTGCAAGGGATCTTCTAAAAAGGTTTTAGAAGATCTTGGCTTTTGGCACTTCAATACTTTTTGCCTACCTTACGTTACACAGATTCTCCCAAACAATTTCCACTCCTTCCTGTTCTCTGGCTCCCTTTGACTTAACCTTCTTATACCTTCCTTGGCTGCTCTAACTACCTTTATGAGTCCAATTTCATAAAGCTAGTTGCtccatgcttttattttttagatcCTTTTTGGTTTCTGCTGACAGGCTGTACTCATAGCACCTTCTCCTTAGAAGATTTAAGTTTGCATTTGAATCAGTGGAAAATGCCAACAATTTTGAACTTTTTACAGATATGACTATGGATGATGTTCGAGAATACGAGAAAAATATGCATGAAAAAACCAACATTAAAGTTTGCAACCAACATTCATCTACTGTGGATGAAATAGAGAGCCATGCCAAAGCAAGAGTATGTCAATTTTTAAACCATATTGCCCATCCTCAACTAATATATGCACAGAGATCAGAGAATCGCAGCCAGCTGATCCTGCTGATCAGTCAGTGGAATTTTTGGGAGATTTTGACTCAATATGAATAGCATTTTAATCCCTGGAGTGCGATCATACCTTTCTTTTGCACTGTAAATGGTCACTGAAGAAAGGGTGGGTTTGGGCTCGTAAGCACCTCCTTAtcttgagagaaaacaaaatcatccAATCTCAGTTGGATACATAAGAAGTTGTTCTACATCAGTTCCATATTCTACTATTTGAATagttaaaaatgcagaagttgaGAGAGCTTCAGTCAAAAAGCCAGGAACATGGAGAGTGGAAACTGGTAAAACTTTTGGTTGACTGGGAAGGAAAGTGAATGACTAATTCACTTACTAATTTCAATGCCATCTCTGGTTAGATCCCAGCAAGGCTAGAGGAAATGCTTTCAGGAGTATAtagcagcagtgtgtggagaagTGCAGATTTGTCTGTAGGTGCTCTGATTCAGATTATAGAAACTGTAAGAACCCGGGTTCCTAATTTAGGCACTTCAAGCAGATGCCTGGAATTGAAAAACATTAGTGTCTGCAAATAGAAAAGATGTGGTAATATTtacttctaaaaatattattcttttgtttctacTGACTGAGCTGTAGAACACAGGCATGGGGCAAGGCCTGCTGTCCTGAGTGCTTTGTTCTTAGTAAGAAGTCTCACCAGCCTGATAAGAGGTTACCTACAGTATAGAACAAGAGTCAGATTTGGCTTTGGCTCTACGCTGCAGCATTTGGGTTTGAAGGAAGTCTGCCATTCTGAGTTCCCACGCAGCCAAATTACCATGGAGGTCAGGAGAGAATTagtcattaaagaaaaaagagacagCAGGTGCATTTCCCACAGTCAGAACCGCAGGGTAAGGACTTGTTTTGCTTGAGAGTAAATCAGAACAGAGGTGGTTTTAAAGTGAGTGTGAGctaaaaaagtgaaatttagCTGAAGGGACAAAGAATAATTCATATCTAAATTTAAAATCGACAGGCTTGGAGAATGTTTTATATTAAGACTTCCATCAGTCTTCACTTAAATGACCAGCAATCCGATAAGTCTTCCTGTCCTGTTTCACTCTGATTCATTCATGATAAGCTTTATTGTATTTTGTAGAGAACTCCTCAATCAAAAAGAACTGAGATAAGTCCATGGTCTTCCTTCAGTGTCAGAGTGTTTTCAAACAGTTTGGGTTCAGAAAGACTACGCTCTGCTacagaacaaaatgcaatgaaaacagcaaaacgGGCTCAAATCTGTCTCAAAGACAAGGAGGTAGAGTTCCTCTGAGACCATCTGTTTATTTCCACCGCTTATCTCAGATTTGAAAATAGCTTAGTCCTCACCCCTAATAAGTGGCACAGTTCTGTAGGCTGAAAGGGCCCTGGAAGCGTAGTCTGCATCGCAGTGAGAAGGCAGCTGGCAACTTGTGTGTTCTGTGTATTTCATATGCTGTAATACAACATAAAGCTGCTTCTACGTAACATTTACAGCCAAGGCTACAGATACCTGCAGCTGGGTAATATTAAATAGTATCCATGTACCAAAAAGATAGGATTTTGTCATATATATGGTAAGTACTATTGGCAGCCCCATGTCTCAGACATCCAAACGTGCCAGAATTTTAAGCTGATTGAAAAgccattatttatatttctgagtttgtttgttttgttttgtttttgctttacagaaagcaaagaatctATAAAATGGTTTATTGAAACCTGGATGGATCTGCCAAAGCGTAGTCTTGAAAAAGAATGCCATATGCCAGATTTATGAAGTCACAGCATAGATAACAGTGGAGAAGAAAGATTAGAGAGTGGAAGCAGGAAATACTTTTGTTATTTGAATATGAAATAGAAGTTACCCATATCTACCAAAGTCCCACATGGTTTAGGTCATGGGTTTCTTTCGCTGTTTGATTTGAATATGCTGAGTTTCATTTTGTGAATCCTTCAAACACAGATTTACTATAATGTTCACTGAACAGCCTTAAGATGTGTTTCACTTGGCTGAGTGGACATCTTGCCGGTGGTACAGCCGGTTTCTAAAGTGCCTCACTGATGTTTTTGCTGAAATGGTTTGCCATTCATTTAGGGTTTTATGAGAAAAAGATTTGCACAGCTCAATTTAGAAAAcgtaaaatcacagaatggtagaatgattcaggttggaaaagacctttaggTTCATCGGACATTTATGCTGGGTTCACTCTGCCCTCTTGTGGGTTTCTACAGCACTGTGACACATTTGTCACCTGGATGAGGAGACTTGCACTCCTTTTAATACATCCCATGGACCTTTACTATACAAtatttacaatatatatatatactatatatatatacaatatatacaatatatacaatatatacaatatatatttaGTTCACTTTAGACCCAAATGCAGGCAAAACCATTAATACATGCTTACTGTGcttagcttctttttctttacattgtTCATTTATTGTACTCCAATCAATGCATTAAAATAGGAAGGAATTCTTAAAATACAATTCAATTTAATGCTGTGACTGGTAAATGGACATTCTCTGATGTAAAATTCAGATTGAAGTGGCTTAAGTGAGTTAATGAAATCATTGTTCAAAATGATTCTAACGTGacctttgtctttttttttcttcttgttgaagACATGACGATGGATGAAGTTCGAGAGTTTGAACGAGCAACTCAGGAAGCTACCAACAAGAAAATTGGCATTTTCCCACCTGAAATATCTATCTCTAACATTTCCATGCCTTCTTCAACCCGCAGCGCTCCATCTAGTGCTCCATCAACTCCTCTCTCTACAGATGCTCCTGACTTCCTCACAGTTCCCAAAGACCGGCCTCGGAAAAAGTCTGCACCAGAAACCCTCACTCTTCCAGatccagagaaaaagaaaaattaaccCAGCATGATTCCTTCTGATAAGCCATGTCTACC
The Coturnix japonica isolate 7356 chromosome 18, Coturnix japonica 2.1, whole genome shotgun sequence DNA segment above includes these coding regions:
- the PITPNC1 gene encoding cytoplasmic phosphatidylinositol transfer protein 1 isoform X1, yielding MLMKEYRICMPLTVEEYRIGQLYMISKHSHEQSDRGEGVEVVQNEPYEDPNHGNGQLTEKRVYLNSKLPSWARAVVPKIFYVTEKAWNYYPYTITEYTCSFLPKFSIHIETKYEDNKGSNDSIFDNEAKDLEREVCFIDIASDEIPERYYKESEDPKYFKSQKTGRGQLKEGWRETHQPIMCSYKLVTVKFEVWGLQTRVEQFVHKVVRDILLIGHRQAFAWVDEWYDMTMDEVREFERATQEATNKKIGIFPPEISISNISMPSSTRSAPSSAPSTPLSTDAPDFLTVPKDRPRKKSAPETLTLPDPEKKKN